From Apium graveolens cultivar Ventura chromosome 9, ASM990537v1, whole genome shotgun sequence, the proteins below share one genomic window:
- the LOC141685305 gene encoding uncharacterized protein LOC141685305 yields MAKYLAVTQELLKKFSSWKLSNADITENQWMIPSPSAQFEKALSDLKIQHVKTSVAYPQANGLAEVTNITILQGLKKRIEEIPRCWVDELPNVLWSYRTTPRSATGETPFCLTYGVDAVLHVEISLISPRIEVFDPSLAAKGLHFHNDLLEETREESRLRMIAQQEKTTRYFNKKVKNKRFEVGDLVLRDSAASQPTISGKFKPTWEGPYKVSKVVSTGTYELSYLDGQPIKNAWNGIHLKKFYQ; encoded by the exons ATGGCTAAATACCTTGCAGTGACACAAGAGCTGCTCAAGAAATTCTCCTCCTGGAAACTCTCAAATGCTGATATAACAGAAAATCAGTGGATGATTCCCTCGCCAA GCGCACAATTCGAAAAGGCTTTAAGCGATTTGAAAATCCAACACGTCAAAACATCGGTTGCATACCCACAGGCCAATGGCCTTGCAGAAGTAACGAACATAACCATCTTACAAGGATTAAAGAAAAGAATAGAAGAAATTCCCCGATGTTGGGTTGATGAGCTCCCTAATGTGCTGTGGTCCTACAGAACAACTCCACGAAGTGCAACAGGAGAAACTCCTTTCTGTCTCACGTACGGCGTCGACGCTGTTTTGCATGTTGAGATTAGTCTGATTTCCCCGAGGATCGAGGTCTTCGATCCTTCTCTTGCTGCCAAAGGGTTACACTTTCACAATGACTTACTTGAAGAAACAAGAGAGGAATCTAGACTTCGCATGATCGCACAGCAGGAGAAGACGACAAGGTACTTCAACAAGAAAGTCAAAAATAAGCGATTCGAAGTGGGAGACCTCGTCCTTCGAGACTCTGCCGcatcacaaccaacaatctcaggAAAATTTAAACCAACATGGGAAGGCCCATACAAGGTGTCGAAGGTCGTCAGCACAGGAACATACGAACTCTCGTACCTCGATGGTCAACCAATTAAGAATGCCTGGAACGGCATCCACCTCAAGAAATTTTACCAGTGA
- the LOC141685306 gene encoding uncharacterized protein LOC141685306, whose translation MKAGRPPSSRYCEYHEDTGHTTEQCFELSNLIEGKIRRGQLVHYVQQEDNPRRHHRDQEDRVIDVIFGGAAFGGFCHNSRKMYAREVFNVNPSTVKRPRANPTPIISFSDDEYHSGLIEGHQDALVIITRVGNNTMKKMLVDNGSSVDVLYHHAFSRMDIGNRRLENSRSHCTDLPEMSASSSFNAILGRTTITALKAITSISHLKMKFPTDFGVGEMIGDQATARQCYLTTVSPKKKGEDDLGVNQILEIDPCASIESTNQNSCFPAEETEEIEVVTGNPTKTTKVGKGLPEYLKQEIINLVR comes from the exons ATGAAGGCTGGAAGACCCCCCAGTTCCAGATATTGCGAGTATCATGAGGATACCGGTCACACTACGGAACAGTGCTTTGAACTTAGCAACCTCATAGAAGGAAAGATTCGTCGGGGACAGTTAGTACATTACGTACAACAAGAAGACAATCCTAGACGTCACCATCGAGATCAAGAGGATCGGGTCATTGACGTCATATTCGGGGGAGCAGCTTTTGGAGGATTCTGTCACAACTCCAGGAAAATGTACGCTCGAGAAGTCTTCAATGTCAATCCCTCGACGGTTAAACGCCCTCGCGCGAACCCGACCCCAATCATTTCCTTCTCCGATGATGAATATCATTCGGGGCTCATCGAGGGTCATCAAGATGCTCTTGTTATCATAACCCGAGTAGGAAATAATACTATGAAAAAGATGTTGGTCGACAACGGAAGTTCTGTCGATGTCCTCTACCATCACGCCTTTTCGCGAATGGACATCGGAAATCGACGGCTCGAGAATTCTCGAAGCCATTGTACGGATTTACCGGAAATGAG TGCTTCCTCCAGCTTTAATGCCATCCTAGGCCGTACTACAATCACAGCCCTAAaagcaataacttcaatctcccatttGAAGATGAAATTTCCCACCGACTTCGGCGTCGGAGAAATGATTGGAGATCAGGCGACTGCGAGACAGTGCTACCTGACAACAGTTTCCCCAAAGAAAAAAGGGGAGGATGATCTAGGAGTCAACCAAATACTCGAGATCGACCCCTGCGCCTCAATTGAATCTACAAATCAGAATTCATGTTTCCCTGCAGAAGAGACGGAGGAGATCGAAGTGGTCACCGGCAACCCAACAAAGACAACCAAGGTGGGAAAAGGACTCCCTGAATATTTGAAGCAAGAGATCATTAACCTTGTTAGATAA